Proteins found in one bacterium genomic segment:
- a CDS encoding disulfide bond formation protein B codes for MHNVEAINYWLALAVVALQIVSVACIVLFLLRKKSPDLAPAVSFLETWGLWIGFLLSAGGVVISLFYSEILGVLPCGLCWLQRVFLYPQALLFAVAIWKSDRSVADYSITFSVFGAAIALYQHYLQMGGASIVPCPAVSTGVDCAQRYLFEFGYITFPLMSFSIFAFLIIVMLFVRRAP; via the coding sequence ATGCACAACGTTGAGGCGATAAATTACTGGCTCGCGCTTGCGGTTGTTGCTTTGCAAATCGTAAGTGTCGCGTGTATCGTTCTGTTTCTCCTGCGAAAAAAATCTCCCGACCTCGCTCCGGCCGTTTCCTTTCTGGAAACATGGGGGCTCTGGATAGGATTCTTGCTGTCGGCAGGCGGAGTGGTGATCTCACTCTTTTATTCCGAAATTCTCGGCGTCCTCCCGTGCGGGCTCTGCTGGCTTCAGCGGGTGTTCCTCTATCCGCAAGCTCTTCTGTTTGCCGTTGCGATATGGAAAAGCGACCGGAGCGTGGCCGATTACAGTATCACGTTTTCAGTATTTGGCGCTGCGATTGCCCTCTACCAGCACTACCTGCAAATGGGCGGAGCGAGCATCGTCCCGTGTCCGGCAGTTTCCACAGGCGTAGATTGCGCGCAGCGTTACCTTTTTGAATTCGGCTACATCACGTTCCCACTCATGTCATTCAGTATTTTTGCATTTCTTATAATTGTGATGCTTTTCGTCCGCCGCGCTCCATGA
- a CDS encoding thioredoxin domain-containing protein: MKKGTLIFWLVVLALIVGGIGVSLTLNSGPGKLDGFAQCLKDSGTVYYGAFWCPHCQATNKMFGKSKALLPYVECSTPDGKNQQQICKDNNIIGYPTWVFPATSTTATSTILTGEKTLQELSSASGCLLPQ; the protein is encoded by the coding sequence ATGAAAAAGGGGACACTTATTTTCTGGCTAGTTGTACTCGCGCTTATTGTCGGGGGAATCGGAGTGAGCCTGACATTGAACTCCGGCCCGGGGAAATTGGACGGTTTCGCGCAGTGCCTTAAGGATTCTGGCACGGTCTACTATGGCGCGTTCTGGTGTCCGCATTGTCAGGCGACAAACAAGATGTTCGGCAAATCAAAGGCGCTTCTGCCGTATGTAGAGTGTTCTACTCCGGACGGAAAGAACCAGCAACAAATTTGCAAAGACAATAATATAATAGGATATCCGACATGGGTTTTTCCTGCGACCAGTACCACTGCGACCAGCACCATATTAACAGGGGAGAAGACATTGCAGGAACTGTCTTCCGCAAGCGGATGTCTGCTTCCACAATAA
- a CDS encoding PIN domain-containing protein — translation MNDWFSRHVALFISAVTYAELLALPEASPADLAKIQDFLDYFVVIDVDKNIAETTAALKRKYKFKFPDAAIAATAMRTRTALVTRDRQMHRVKEIHVLSI, via the coding sequence GTGAATGACTGGTTCTCTCGTCATGTTGCGCTCTTCATTTCTGCCGTAACGTACGCGGAGCTTCTCGCTCTGCCGGAAGCGTCGCCCGCTGACCTTGCGAAAATACAAGACTTTCTTGATTACTTTGTTGTTATTGACGTGGACAAGAACATCGCTGAAACGACAGCGGCACTTAAGCGAAAATACAAGTTCAAGTTTCCAGATGCGGCAATAGCGGCAACCGCTATGCGTACGCGAACCGCACTTGTAACGCGCGACCGTCAAATGCACAGAGTAAAAGAAATACACGTTCTCTCAATTTAG